A DNA window from Pongo abelii isolate AG06213 chromosome 2, NHGRI_mPonAbe1-v2.0_pri, whole genome shotgun sequence contains the following coding sequences:
- the LOC103890111 gene encoding small ribosomal subunit protein uS2-like, with the protein MSRALDVLQMKEEDVLKFLAAGTHLGGTNLDFQMEQYIYKRKSDGIYIINLKRTWEKLLLAARAIVAIENPADVSVISSRNTGQRAVLKFAAATGATPIAGRFTPGTFTNQIQAAFREPRLLVVTDPRADHQPLTEASYVNPPTIVLCNTDSPLRYVDIAIPCNNKGAHSVGLMWWMLAREVLRMRGTISREHSWEVMPDLYFYRDPEEIEREEQAAAEKAVTKEEFQGEWTAPAPQFTATQPEVADWSEGVQVPSVPIQQFPTEDWSAQPATEDWSAAPTAQAAEWVGATTDWS; encoded by the coding sequence ATGTCCAGAGCCCTTGATGTCCTGCAAATGAAGGAGGAGGATGTCCTTAAGTTCCTTGCAGCAGGAACCCACTTAGGTGGCACCAATCTTGACTTCCAGATGGAACAGTacatctataaaaggaaaagtgaTGGCATCTATATCATAAATCTGAAGAGGACGTGGGAGAAGCTTCTGCTGGCAGCTCGTGCTATTGTTGCCATTGAAAACCCTGCTGATGTCAGTGTTATATCCTCCAGGAATACTGGCCAGAGGGCTGTGCTGAAGTTTGCTGCTGCCACTGGAGCCACTCCAATTGCTGGCCGCTTCACTCCTGGAACCTTCACTAACCAGATCCAGGCAGCCTTCCGGGAGCCACGGCTTCTTGTGGTTACTGACCCCAGGGCTGACCACCAGCCTCTCACGGAGGCATCTTATGTTAACCCGCCTACCATCGTGCTGTGTAACACAGATTCTCCTCTGCGCTATGTGGACATTGCCATCCCATGCAACAACAAGGGAGCTCACTCCGTGGGTCTGATGTGGTGGATGCTGGCTCGGGAAGTTCTGCGAATGCGTGGCACCATTTCCCGTGAACACTCATGGGAGGTCATGCCTGATCTGTACTTCTACAGAGATCCTGAAGAGATTGAAAGAGAAGAGCAGGCTGCTGCTGAAAAGGCAGTGACCAAGGAGGAATTTCAGGGTGAATGGACTGCTCCAGCTCCTCAGTTCACTGCTACTCAGCCTGAGGTTGCAGACTGGTCTGAAGGTGTACAGGTGCCCTCTGTGCCTATTCAGCAGTTCCCTACTGAAGACTGGAGCGCTCAGCctgccacggaagactggtctgcagctcccactgCTCAGGCCGCTGAATGGGTAGGAGCAACCACTGACTGGTCTTAA